One genomic window of Vidua macroura isolate BioBank_ID:100142 chromosome 16, ASM2450914v1, whole genome shotgun sequence includes the following:
- the LOC128815609 gene encoding cytochrome P450 3A9-like isoform X1, giving the protein MNLLPSFSTETWALILLLMALLLAYGIWPFGLFKKLGIPGPTPLPFIGTALEYRKGFLEFDTECFKKYGKIWGIYDGRQPTLAVTDPQIIKSVLVKDCYTTFTNRRRTDLAGVLTNAVSLAEDDQWKRLRTVLSPTFTSGKLKEMFPIMKHYGEALVKNVQKQVKEDSSISVKDIFGSYSMDVVTSTSFGVNIDSMNNPKDPFVREMKKLVKFDFFNPVFILSFAFPFLIPVMVKMNINVFPSDAVDFFMRSLAKIKQDREKEAHKGRVDFLQLMIESQRSASQGNNEANHSYKALTDTEVLAQAFIFIFAGYEPTSNTLGFLAYELAMHPDVQEKVLQEIDTVLPNKAPLTYEAITKLEYLDMTVNETLRIYPLGGRIERTCKKDVEINGVNIPKGVVVTIPPYVLHRDPEYWPNPDEFRPERFSKENKESIDPYTYLPFGAGPRNCIGMRFALLILKVAIVSLLQHFTFQTCKETQMPIKLSSVGLLTPEKPIILKLVPRTSTEPAKN; this is encoded by the exons ATGAACCTTCTGCCTTCTTTCTCTACAGAAACATGGGCTCTTATACTTCTTCTCATGGCCCTCCTGCTAGC ATATGGGATCTGGCCATTTGGTCTGTTCAAGAAGTTGGGCATTCCCGGGCCAACACCTCTGCCTTTCATCGGGACAGCCCTGGAATATCGCAAA GGTTTCCTGGAATTTGACACGGAATGTTTCAAGAAATACGGGAAAATCTGGGG GATTTACGATGGCAGACAACCCACGCTGGCTGTTACAGACCCCCAGATCATCAAATCTGTGCTGGTTAAAGACTGTTACACCACCTTCACCAACCGCAGG CGCACGGACCTGGCCGGGGTACTGACCAACGCCGTCTCATTAGCTGAAGATGACCAGTGGAAAAGGCTCCGCACTGTGCTCTCTCCAACCTTCACCAGTGGGAAACTAAAGGAG ATGTTCCCTATAATGAAGCACTATGGGGAAGCTTTGGTGAAGAATGTTCAAAAGCAAGTGAAAGAGGACAGCTCAATATCTGTAAAGGA CATCTTTGGGAGTTACAGCATGGATGTGGTCACTAGCACTTCCTTTGGTGTGAACATTGACTCCATGAACAACCCCAAGGACCCCTTTGTCAGAGAGATGAAGAAACTGGTCAAGTTTGACTTTTTTAACCCAGTCTTCATATTGTCAT ttgcTTTCCCATTCCTTATTCCTGTCATGGTCAAGATGAACATAAACGTCTTCCCCAGTGATGCTGTAGATTTTTTCATGAGATCCCTTGCCAAAATTAAGCAGGATCGTGAAAAGGAGGCTCACAAG GGCAGGGTAGACTTCCTGCAGCTGATGATCGAATCCCAGCGCTCAGCCAGCCAGGGCAACAACGAAGCAAATCACTCATATAAAG CCCTGACCGACACAGAGGTCCTGGCCCAGGCATTCATCTTTATCTTTGCTGGGTATGAACCCACCAGCAACACCCTAGGTTTCCTGGCCTACGAGCTGGCCATGCACCCTGATGTGCAGGAAAAGGTGCTGCAGGAGATCGACACAGTCCTGCCCAACAAG GCTCCTCTCACGTACGAAGCAATTACGAAATTGGAATATCTTGACATGACAGTGAATGAAACCCTCCGGATCTATCCCCTTGGGGGGCGGATTGAGAGAACCTGCAAGAAGGACGTGGAGATAAATGGAGTGAACATTCCCAAAGGAGTCGTGGTCACAATCCCACCCTACGTCCTGCACCGTGACCCCGAGTACTGGCCCAACCCGGACGAGTTCAGGCCAGAAAG GTTCAGTAAGGAGAACAAGGAGTCCATAGACCCGTACACGTACCTGCCCTTTGGGGCTGGGCCCAGGAACTGCATTGGGATGAGGTTTGCTCTCCTGATTCTGAAAGTCGCCATcgtctccctgctgcagcatttcACCTTCCAGACCTGCAAAGAGACTCAG ATGCCAATCAAGCTGAGTTCAGTGGGGCTCCTAACACCAGAGAAGCCGATTATTCTGAAGTTGGTACCCCGGACCAGCACGGAGCCTGCCAAGAACTGA
- the LOC128815609 gene encoding cytochrome P450 3A21-like isoform X2 yields the protein MQSSCGFLEFDTECFKKYGKIWGIYDGRQPTLAVTDPQIIKSVLVKDCYTTFTNRRRTDLAGVLTNAVSLAEDDQWKRLRTVLSPTFTSGKLKEMFPIMKHYGEALVKNVQKQVKEDSSISVKDIFGSYSMDVVTSTSFGVNIDSMNNPKDPFVREMKKLVKFDFFNPVFILSFAFPFLIPVMVKMNINVFPSDAVDFFMRSLAKIKQDREKEAHKGRVDFLQLMIESQRSASQGNNEANHSYKALTDTEVLAQAFIFIFAGYEPTSNTLGFLAYELAMHPDVQEKVLQEIDTVLPNKAPLTYEAITKLEYLDMTVNETLRIYPLGGRIERTCKKDVEINGVNIPKGVVVTIPPYVLHRDPEYWPNPDEFRPERFSKENKESIDPYTYLPFGAGPRNCIGMRFALLILKVAIVSLLQHFTFQTCKETQMPIKLSSVGLLTPEKPIILKLVPRTSTEPAKN from the exons atgcaaagctCCTGT GGTTTCCTGGAATTTGACACGGAATGTTTCAAGAAATACGGGAAAATCTGGGG GATTTACGATGGCAGACAACCCACGCTGGCTGTTACAGACCCCCAGATCATCAAATCTGTGCTGGTTAAAGACTGTTACACCACCTTCACCAACCGCAGG CGCACGGACCTGGCCGGGGTACTGACCAACGCCGTCTCATTAGCTGAAGATGACCAGTGGAAAAGGCTCCGCACTGTGCTCTCTCCAACCTTCACCAGTGGGAAACTAAAGGAG ATGTTCCCTATAATGAAGCACTATGGGGAAGCTTTGGTGAAGAATGTTCAAAAGCAAGTGAAAGAGGACAGCTCAATATCTGTAAAGGA CATCTTTGGGAGTTACAGCATGGATGTGGTCACTAGCACTTCCTTTGGTGTGAACATTGACTCCATGAACAACCCCAAGGACCCCTTTGTCAGAGAGATGAAGAAACTGGTCAAGTTTGACTTTTTTAACCCAGTCTTCATATTGTCAT ttgcTTTCCCATTCCTTATTCCTGTCATGGTCAAGATGAACATAAACGTCTTCCCCAGTGATGCTGTAGATTTTTTCATGAGATCCCTTGCCAAAATTAAGCAGGATCGTGAAAAGGAGGCTCACAAG GGCAGGGTAGACTTCCTGCAGCTGATGATCGAATCCCAGCGCTCAGCCAGCCAGGGCAACAACGAAGCAAATCACTCATATAAAG CCCTGACCGACACAGAGGTCCTGGCCCAGGCATTCATCTTTATCTTTGCTGGGTATGAACCCACCAGCAACACCCTAGGTTTCCTGGCCTACGAGCTGGCCATGCACCCTGATGTGCAGGAAAAGGTGCTGCAGGAGATCGACACAGTCCTGCCCAACAAG GCTCCTCTCACGTACGAAGCAATTACGAAATTGGAATATCTTGACATGACAGTGAATGAAACCCTCCGGATCTATCCCCTTGGGGGGCGGATTGAGAGAACCTGCAAGAAGGACGTGGAGATAAATGGAGTGAACATTCCCAAAGGAGTCGTGGTCACAATCCCACCCTACGTCCTGCACCGTGACCCCGAGTACTGGCCCAACCCGGACGAGTTCAGGCCAGAAAG GTTCAGTAAGGAGAACAAGGAGTCCATAGACCCGTACACGTACCTGCCCTTTGGGGCTGGGCCCAGGAACTGCATTGGGATGAGGTTTGCTCTCCTGATTCTGAAAGTCGCCATcgtctccctgctgcagcatttcACCTTCCAGACCTGCAAAGAGACTCAG ATGCCAATCAAGCTGAGTTCAGTGGGGCTCCTAACACCAGAGAAGCCGATTATTCTGAAGTTGGTACCCCGGACCAGCACGGAGCCTGCCAAGAACTGA